The proteins below are encoded in one region of Natronospira bacteriovora:
- a CDS encoding S8 family serine peptidase — MVVFNRSSEIPADAVPDLTAQLTKRMAVEPLMVYRHAGKGFVAEMTGQQAATLASNPNIRRVERDRRVSVHGAGTTSSGEDTVQYGADWSLDRIDQRDGNLSGSYAFAHDGSGINIYVIDTGVNENHSNFFTGQVERIHDRFTDEEFDASCVNNDPEPPCPPYEWPCGDDGIHANGVHDEGKRWHGTSVAGKAAAATYGAAQGAYVKDLRAFDCRGISYVSEVNAALDSVAEHAQAHGQAAPLVMSFGFDETTSKVSSIEDSIRALPDNVLPIASAGNSNTLASTQVPARMSGVITVGGTNSSDMRYSNSNYGSAVDIFAPGRDVQTLWGDGDSETITATGTSYAAPLVAGVAAIHASSLNGEIRADNLRQAILGNATEGALGNLEGSPDLLLYQWYQSNDDDDGGGDDDDDDDDEDGGGGDWGGCPYQNEDGEWVMCP, encoded by the coding sequence ATTGTTGTCTTTAATCGCAGTTCTGAAATTCCCGCCGATGCGGTGCCGGACCTGACTGCACAACTGACGAAACGCATGGCCGTAGAGCCCTTGATGGTCTACCGCCATGCCGGTAAGGGTTTTGTGGCCGAGATGACGGGCCAGCAGGCAGCCACCCTCGCCAGCAACCCCAACATTCGACGGGTAGAGCGTGATCGCCGTGTGAGTGTACACGGCGCGGGCACCACCAGCTCCGGTGAGGACACGGTTCAGTATGGAGCCGACTGGAGCCTGGATCGCATTGATCAGCGTGATGGCAACCTGTCTGGTTCCTATGCCTTTGCCCATGATGGCAGTGGTATCAATATCTACGTTATCGATACCGGTGTTAACGAGAACCACTCGAACTTCTTCACTGGCCAGGTCGAGCGAATTCATGACCGCTTCACTGATGAGGAGTTTGATGCCAGCTGCGTGAATAACGACCCCGAGCCGCCTTGCCCGCCGTATGAATGGCCGTGTGGTGACGATGGAATTCACGCCAATGGTGTCCATGATGAAGGGAAGCGATGGCATGGCACATCCGTGGCGGGCAAGGCGGCCGCGGCAACCTACGGGGCAGCGCAAGGCGCCTATGTCAAGGATCTGCGCGCTTTCGATTGTCGGGGGATTTCGTATGTCAGCGAGGTGAATGCTGCCCTTGACAGTGTTGCGGAGCATGCTCAGGCTCATGGCCAAGCCGCGCCCCTCGTGATGAGCTTTGGCTTCGATGAGACTACAAGCAAGGTGAGTAGTATTGAGGACAGTATCCGGGCACTGCCGGATAACGTCCTGCCAATTGCCTCGGCGGGTAACAGCAATACGCTGGCCTCGACCCAGGTGCCAGCCCGGATGTCGGGGGTGATTACCGTCGGGGGCACCAATAGCAGCGATATGCGCTACAGTAATTCCAACTACGGCAGCGCCGTCGACATCTTTGCTCCAGGCAGGGACGTGCAGACCCTGTGGGGTGACGGTGATTCGGAAACCATCACCGCCACCGGTACTTCCTATGCTGCCCCGCTGGTGGCGGGGGTGGCCGCCATCCACGCGAGTTCACTGAATGGCGAAATTAGAGCCGATAACCTGCGTCAGGCGATTCTCGGCAATGCCACCGAGGGTGCCCTGGGTAATCTCGAAGGCTCCCCGGATCTTCTGCTTTACCAGTGGTATCAATCAAACGACGACGATGATGGCGGTGGTGACGACGACGATGATGATGACGACGAAGACGGCGGTGGTGGTGACTGGGGCGGCTGCCCCTACCAGAATGAAGACGGTGAATGGGTAATGTGCCCCTGA